A stretch of DNA from Oryza brachyantha chromosome 9, ObraRS2, whole genome shotgun sequence:
GAGGGTCTTCCATTATCGAAAGGCAAGAACTTCattttggtggtggtggatcgTTTTAGTAAGTATGCTCATTTTTTGCCGCTGAAACATCCCTTCACTTCTGTGGAAGTGGCTGAATTATTTCTGGATCAAGTGGATAAGTTGTATGGGATGCCAAAGTCTATTGTTTCAGACAGAGATAAAGTGTTCactagtttattttggaaaacaCTATTTGCGAGATTTCACATTCCACTTAATTTGAGTACTGCATATCACCCTCAGTCAGATGGACAGACTGAGCGTGTTAATCAGTGTCTTGAAATGTATTTGAGATGTGCAGTAGCTCATACACCCAAACAATGGGCAGCTTGGCTTTCTCTGGCTCAATTCTGATACAATACGTGCTTTCACACATCTCTTCAGTGTTCTCCACACAAAGCTCTCTATGGATCAGACCCATCTTATGGACTGCTACCTTCTTTATCTCCAGTTTATTCAGATGAATCTGCTGGCCAGTCTAGTGATGCTAATGTTCTGCTTCAAGAAAGAAGTTTTTATTCCAGTTTACTGCAACATCACCTGGCTCGCGCTCAGTATCACATGAAGCAGGTGGCTGATTCTAAGAGAACAGTACGGTCATTTCAAGTTGGAGATTctgtatatttaaaattgcAGCCCTATGCACAAAATTCAGTGGTGAATCGTCCTTGCCATAAATTGGCTATGAAGTATTTTGGCCCTTTTCCGATATTGGAGCGTGTTGGTTTAGTAGCCTACCGGTTACGATTGCCAGCTGGTAGTCAAATTCATCCAGTATTTCATGTTTCTCAATTAAAACAATTTGTTCCTTCTACGGTGCCAGTTTTTGCTGAACTACCAGACTTTGTGGATTTGGACATTGAGGAGTTGTTACCTACTGAAATTCTGGACAGGCGCATGGTTAAAAAAGGTAATGCTGCTGTAGTACAAATCAAAGTGCGTTGGGGTTCATTGTCTGAAGCTATGGCTACTTGGGAAGATTATGACATGCTTCGCACTCGGTTTCCATCAGCATCAGCTTGGGGGCAAGCCGTTTCTTCTTCAGCAGGCGGGCCTGTCATATCTGGCGATATGCCTGGAGATGATAAACAGGCGAAGACGTAATTGTCAAGAGGTGTCTTTGTGATGATAAACAGGAGAAGACGTAATTacctgacaggtggggccctgAGGGTGTTTGTGTGTGACAAAGGGATATAAAATCCCGTGAACTGCAGTATGTAGAAGAGATGGGAAGAAATGAGTTTCCCCTTCGCTGAACTTGCTTTCTCTGTTCTTCTCTTCTGGAATTTTCTAGcgtctctcctcctctctggtttctttgtttcttcttgACGAATCGATGGAAAGTTCGTCGGCGTTGAGGTTATAACAAAGCCCTCCAAGTTCCTTTCTCAACTGGTGGAAAACAACACTTAAGAGAATGTTTGCTTGTCCTGATGGCATACGGAAGATTTGGCATCTAAGGATGGCATAGTCAATCGGAAAATGATACGAAATATTTTCTTGctattttataaactttttggCACTTCTGCTCAGTTAATAGAACTGCACACTGAATAGTTAGATCCATATTGTCAGGTTCTTGTTAGTAAAATATGacaatataaatgtttatgcttcattaatatgattattttcatACTCAAGTATTGCcactatacatattttatttctaatatatacGATTAAGATCTGGCGTCAACTGTGAAAGGATGGGTGTCCTTTCAATCGCAACTTGGTAGAATATGTTTGTTTTGTGATTAAGAATTTGGCTTCACTCAATTTCTTAACTTTTGCAGAGgtattaaaataaacaacttGGGTATGTTGGACAGTCAGGGCTATAGTCATTCCATGATTGCATCTCGTTCAATAGAATCTTACCTAATAATTCAGGTAGATCTATTTCAAGAATTTGACTTCCTATACGAAGTGAGTTGAATATCTTTTAATGTGATGGTTTCCCTCTGAAGTTCTTTACTTTACCACACATATACTGAAGACCGGTTTCTTCCATGCTGACCCACATCCTGGAAACCTTGCTATAGACACGGATGGCTCTCTTATATATTATGATTTCGGAATGATGGGTGAAATAAAATCATTCACTCTCGAGAGATTACTCTCCTTGTTTTATGCTGTTTATGAGAAGGATGCAAACAAGGTATCTCAATGTTTTAAATGAACACTTGAACAGAACATATATCCAGTAATATTTCTCAATTGCTTGTAATTTTACCTTGCATGCTATTGCAAAGTTTAGTTGCCCATGACCCCAGGGCCCAAGCACTTAATATTTCTCTCATTCAGCTCTATCTTGCAGGTTATGAAATCTCTAATTGACCTGGAAGTTCTCCAGGCAACAGGAGACCTTTCACCGGTTTGTAAAACATTCTGGTTCTCAGATAGGAATTCGTGCAAAAATTGCATttaatattctctttttttgcaGTTGTTTAGGTTAGTTAGAAGGTCCATAGTCCATACAATTTTTCTTGGACAATCTGctgagtatttatttttcctgcCAAACAACGTATGGTCCAAAAGATCTTACCATAGATGAATTCCACGTATTCAGCAATTAGACATGTTTTTCCGTCCAGTTCTCAAATTAGTTTCTTCAGTAAAAGCATGGTGCTTCCTCTGGTCATACACTGATTACGCCTAGCACTAAACAAATCAAACGTGATCTATGTTTCTGTGCAAGAGTCAAAACTAAAGAGGCACATCCCactttaaaatttacttttcGTATCATTTGTTATCAGATATTGTTcagtatttatatatgtttttagctcTGCGTTACCCTATTTGAACTTTTATCCAGCTGTTCCGAGCAACATGGAGAGAAAAGCTCGATTAAGCCCTGGATCTCAACTATCAACATTCTTCATTTAAATTGCTCGCATTTACAGCCAACCCATACTAAAATATGATTTCTGGAACTCTCAACCATACAATTGTCAATTCATCTGTGGTTATATTTATCTTCCATCCATTTtctttatgtatataatatttcttgCTCTTTGTTATTTAGATCAAGAAACTCTTAGTGGTGCTTGCAAGTGGTATCTCAATGAAGATATACCAGAAATCAACAGCTTCTTTGAGAGGTTAAATTTGGTTTCTTCAGCGTAGcaatcatttaatttattatgctCATTCGAAATACTTTTCCCCTCAtatcccttctttctttctatcGGTCTAACCAGGGATGCAGCAAAAATCCAGTGGATTGCAAGCGCTGAATCTTTTGGTCCCTCACAGCACTCAGCACAGCTCGAACAAAAAACAGTTGCGGagcttaaaaatattgatccaTGGGAGGTTCAGGTGATTATATACGAATATCATAGTGTACACGATGTGATAATCTCgtccaaaaaaagaaataatgatattttaatgATATGTCCATTGTCAAGGCTTGTTGATTTCTATGCACAGTTACTATTGCGAGTCTAACACCATCTCAGCCATGGTGGTTTGTATCATGCTCTCGTTGTCATAAAACACCAACCACATACTATAAATGTTCTGGAGGTTGTTCCTACTTTTGAACAGGGTACTTCTGAAGAAAAGAACACACGCCCATCTTCAACTTCCAGTGAGTAAGAATGTATCTATATgactaataaatattatttactgACATCTTATGTCTCAATCATTTTCTGTCACATCAGTGATATGGTCAATGTTCATGCCACTGTGAATGAACCGCCATCTATGTCGTTGATCAGGTTAATATCTCTTACATGTTTGGACGCAGGTTAGTTAGCAATGCTTTACATTTATAAGATAATAGTGCCCATTCATTtagctatgtttttttttctcatccaaTTTATAATTCTATCTTCTATCCTTCTTCACCATGAAAACTAATAGTCCTGGATCTAATCAGTGACTGAAATCGTTGCCCAATTTGATTGGAATAATGAGTGGGCCGACTCATTGCATAGAGCTCCTTGAGGTGGTTGTGGATGTGATCCTGACCTTACATGGGACATGATTGATGAAGCTGTCGGTGCATCAGCCTCACTTGAAGGTCGCAATGTCCCAAGGAGAGCTCATAGAGACAACAACAGTGAAATACTGACCTACAGGAAGCGTCCAAGAAATTCAGCATCAAGGGTGATTGAAGATAACTTGGGTTCAGGAaatgaagacgaggaagatcAAGATCCACATGATGATTGCTGATGTGAGTGATTGTGAGGATGCTCCAAGTGGTACTGATGATTGTGGACTCTTTTGCGATGTTATGTGTGGAGTATCAAGTTGTGGACTGCTGTTTATGTTGTTAAGTTGTCATGCACCTATGTTGCTAATTAtttccatatatatgttatcTCACTTGGCTGTAATTAAAATGACTTTTTATTGATGTTTTTTGTATTCCTCATATAGCTTGCTGTTTGGGAGAAGAAAAGACATATCAGAAGGTATATCGCAATccatatttagtaatttactCACATAATTGGCTATGAAATTGTgtatatcatatttacaaCTGGCTATATCTCATAACTTGCAAGGGGCATGTATCCTACATGGGACAAAAGCCTATGAGAAGGGGAGAATGGGTGGCAAATGGACTCAAGATTGTGCAGCAAAAAGGTACGTATACACTCCTAAAATTAGCTGTCATTTGGACTCAAGATTGTGCAGGCAAGGAACGATGATGACCACGACAGCCCCTTGGTGTCTACGGCGGCAATACAACTCGGTTGGTTGTGCTCTCTATTGTTTCTTCGTTTGGCTCTTTTTTTGGTATCTTTTGTCTCATTTTTCTTCAGAAGGATCAATAGTGGTCCCTTGGTGGTGATACCTACACTGAATTAGCATGGCAGTTCACCTAGATCAACCGGAAGCACATCAATAAACCAAGACAATCTCCCATCCTCATTAATCTTTCATCGTATCTCTCAGCAATATGTTTTTGGCTTAATTCACTGTGTGTATAGGTTGTCTGACATTCTAATTTGCAGGCCTCCGAATTTTCATGTCCAAGATACAGGTACGAATAAGTGCTGTTcactattttttcttaaatcatGTCATCTAGATGTGTTTCTTCGTTCTCTGATGGGTACTTTGGAGATCAGTTTTACCTATTTTATAAGTGAGAGCTTGCAGTAGTAATATAAATTGTTGCTATGGACTCTTCATGCTCTCATTGTATGGCGCAACAGTTGTATTGTTTTTTCCCCAGAATTACCTATTCTCTAAGCATACAAAGTATCATATGTAGTTTTCCCTTTTAGCCAAGGAGCTTACCATAATTATTCTTTGATGATATAACATCGTAGGACTTTATGTTTGGAGGATTACACATTTAGTATTAATAATCTGGAGATTATGAATAGTTCGAAAATTCTCTAGATCATCTTAGTGGGCGATGACCTCTTAGGTTGTGTTTTCTCTATAGACTTTTACATGGCTTTCCAAACAATAACCAAGGTATGATCTCCCTTTTAATATATGATGAACACTGCCCATTATCTACACAGAATCAAATAAAGGATGCATTGCATGGTGAAAGACAGGTAGATGTGAATGGGCATTATGAAGGTTTTGGAACCAGCAATGATTCAACATAGGGCTATGCATGACTAATATACCTCTCTTTGACAGTCATATATTTCATTAAACATATCATTTTGATCAACAAGTCAttttgatttaaaagtcaTGCTACCATCATTCTTACTGCTCCCTTCTCCACTGATATATGCATGTACCTACAATGTTCACGCCACTGTGATATGGTCAATGTTGACGCCACTGAATGAACCGCCATCTATGTCGTCTGATTAATGTCTCTAATGATACTGCTGTTCCTACTAGTTTGGACGCTCAGGTTAGTTAGCAATGCtttacatttataaaataatagtgCCCATTCATTTAgctatgttttttctctcatccaatttataattatatcttCTTTCCTAGCCTTCACCATGAAAACTAATAGTCCTAGATCTAATCAGTGACTGAAATCATTGCCCAATTTGATTGGAATAATGAGTGGGCCGACTCATTGCATAGAGCTCCTCGGGGTGGTTGTGGATATGATCCTTGAGGTCCTAGggagacagcctagaggggggggggggggtgaataggtgtcttGAAAAATTCTTCGAAGTGCAGCAGTTAGTAGGGGCCGAACCGTCCGGGCTCAGGGGCCAGACCGTCCAGTTGGGGCTCTCGGGTTGAGCCGAGAGCTCTAGCCTTGGCTATGAACACCGGACCATCCAGTTAGTGAAAGGAGAGACTTTTCAATCCTCCTTTctgggtgaataggtgtcctgaaaaattCTTCGAAGTGCAGCAGTTAGTAGGGGCCGAACCGTCCGGGCTCAGGGGCCAGACCGTCCAGTTGGGGCTCTCGGGTTGAGCCGAGAGCTCTAGCCTTGGCTATGAACACCGGATCATCCAGTTAGTGAAAGGAGAGACTTTTCAATCCTCCTTTCTTGGTGAAGTTCCTAGGAATGTGTAGTGTGTGTGTGAAAGATGAACTCAAGAAGATCACACGAACAAcaagaaaccaagaaacacacaaagttcggatctttcgatcctactctccgttgaggcccTCCACTGAGCGGGATCCGTCTCGattcttttcctctcttggcttcctcccacaagacTAACTCAAGTCTCCGGATTCACCCCTAGGTGCTAGCTAGCCCTTGATCAACCACCAAGGACAAGATCAAGCAGCATCGCTAGCCCTAGCTTGCAATCTGCTCTACTCGGCAACCTTCTAtgaagaagcacaagaatccactagaGAACTTATCTATTTCCTTGCGGGTGATCTCGGGCAATCCACAAAGCTTGGAGGCCTTCAcgtctccacatgcatccattgGTTGCTCAAAATCACTCACAAACTCACAAGATCACTCAAGAACACTCATGATCACTCACTAATCCCTATCCTCACAACCTAGGCTAGATCCTTGCCTTAATCACTCTAGGAAGTGTTAGGATTAGTGGGGGAGGCTTGGAAAGGGCTAGAACACACCTAGGAACCCTACTGTTGGAATTggaagcctcaccaacggctagaatCCCGAGGTGACTTAATATAGGGTTGTCAAACTTCAGCTAGCCGTTGGATAAAGTTACATCAGCCGGATCGTCTAGGCCTAGGGGCCGGACTGTTCGGCCAACAATTGGGCTCTGGCTACTGCCTGGGCCGGACTGTCCGTGGATATTCACTCATCTACGCCTCTACCACTCATCACTCTCTCACGGATGCATGTAGTGACTTGGTGACCCTTCTTACGGATTGTCCTATGACTCaaagcgaaaaagaaaaacgccTTCTATCGCTCGACTCCGTTCACTTTTCGCCTTTTGGATCACTTCTCGCTTTAATCGAATTTGCACATTCCATGCATGAGTCAAACTTCTCTACATCCACAAAATGTTAGCGCACACATGTTTTAACTAGGATTGTTATTAACCATCCAAAACTCGCTTTAGTGCtggatgcactttcaatctcccctttttggtgattgatgacaatactCGTCAAGTCATgctaaaaacaacaataatagcAGAGAAACACAAGTTCTAGCTTCCCCTAGAAGTGTGCCAATAATATAAACAAGCATGCATACTAACAAAGTCTAACCACAATTAAGCACTTAAAGGTTCAAACAAGCATTCAAACACACATTCAAGGAAATTAAAGTACGAGCTAGCAACTAAATAGTCATTACAACCCAGCGACATAAGCGAACTGAATTAAAGATTGTTTGGTAGATAGGGGGTTGTTTTGAGAGGGGGAGGCCGGACTGTCTGGCTTCAGGGCAGATAGTTCGGCTGACACTGTCTGTCAGCCAAAAGAAAGATGGTGACCCTTCTCAATTCTGTCACCACAGAAAAGAGGCGCAAGAAGTGTCAAGATCTGGTATCCACCTCCACAGAATCTGATGGCAATCACTCTCCGCATGTGAATTTTCTAAGGGGAAGAATTAAATTGAAAAGCAAAAGGTGGATGCCCCCACCACTCGGAGGAAAGTGAAGCACGAGGCTCCTCAATACGAATCACGCCACTAGGGATTGATGATTTGCTGTCCTCTTCACTTTCCTCCGAGTGGTGGGAGCATCCACCTTTTGCTTTCCGATTCTTCCCATTGGAAAAGTCACATGCGGAGAGTGATCGCCATCGGATTCTGTGGAGGTGGATATCGGATCTTGACACTTCTTGCACCTCTTTTCAGGCACGTTGCTGCTGTTGCCACGAGTGATGATGATCTTACACAAACAAAGAATCAAAGAATCAAAGAAACCAAGGTATGCAATTCAGGAACTTGATAGGGGCCGAGCAGTCCGGTCAGGGATCTCGGCCAGACCGAGCCCCCTggtcggaccgtccggtcaagaacaccggaccgtccggtcaagaacaccggaccgtccagTCCTGGGCAGTTGACAAATATGAATGCATTTCGAGTTTCACAATAGATCAGATAACTAGGCATCTACTACAACGACCCTATGTGGTTGGAAAGTTTTCTACGTGCTCAGATTAGGAGATTGGGCAAAATGAACATGGGAAATTTGAGAACGGATTCGAACCAATACCTAAGGCCGTGAGTCGTCGATCCTTGTCATGGGGATGGGTTCTTCACTTCGAATGGAAGGAAAACGTGGAGCCCGACGGAGTTTCAATGGTGGAATCAAGAAATCACCTCAGGAGGATTGAGAGAGAGTGCTAGggtttgagagagagagagattgagaGAACTAACTCTTGGAGTCAGCCTCTAAGGGAAAATTCCCtagggccggaccgtccggtcgccTTAGGAAAGGCAGACAAAGGGTTTTGGTCGGACCCCGGCTGGGTGGCGGGACAGTCTGGCCTAAGCAGACTTGGAAGAGTTGAAGGAGCTGAAGCAAGACTCTACAAGGGTTGTTGACTATGTTTGAGGACCAGAACAATCAACATTACATAACAATGATCCTCAACCAAAAATCAACCTTGTCGTTCTACCATATGCATGAAATTAACTTTAACTATTGAGAAGTTAAGCTAGTTTTCATACAATGTTGCGAGAATCGAAGATATTTAGCTCAACTCACAAAATCTCTTCTCATCTAATGGCTTGGTTTCATGGTCCCTCAAGAAGTGGTGTCGGATGTCTATATGCTTGGTTCTTGAGTGTTGAACATGATTGTTGGCTATTTTGATAGCATTCTCATTGTCACAAAAGAGGGGAATCCTAGTCATGGTGTATCAAAGTCTTTGAGGGTTTGTTTCCATCCATAGGAGTTAGGCACAACACGCACCGATGGCTATGTATTCGGCTTCGGCGATGGATAAGactatggaattttttttttggatgaccATGAGACTAAGGACCACCCAAGGAATTGACATGTCTTTGAAgtactttttctatcaaccttTTACACCTAGCATAATCTGAATCGGAATAGCTCACTAGCTCAAATTCACACCCCTTAGGATAGATACCAAAGGACTAGGTTTGGAGTATGAACTAGATATCTTAGGATTCTCTTTACGGCCATCATATGACACTCCTTAGGAACGGTTTGAAATCTAGCACATATGCAAACGCTAAGCATGATatcgggcctagatgcacaaaTGTAAAGGAGTAAGCCAATGATAGAACGGTATACCTTCACATCCACATCCTTACCATTTATGTCGAGGTCAAGATGCCCATTGATTGGCATTGGTGTCTTGATGGGTTTGGCTTCATCCATATCAAACTTCTTGATGGCTTGGAATATGAATGTGTCGTCTTTTAGTTGTCTCACTTGTAGTCCGAGGAAGAACTTTAACTCCCCCATCATCGACTTCTCAAACCTCTTGGTCATAATTCTACTAAACTCTTTACTTAGGAAACGTTAGTTGAACCAAAAATTATGTCATCGACACAAATTTGGCACACAAATAGATCATTCTTAAATTTCTTAGTGAAGAGAGTAGTGTCGGCCTTCCCAATTTCAAAGTCATTCTTGGCTAGTAAATCGCGAAGGCActcataccatgctctagggGCTTGCTTGAGCCCGTAGAGAGTCTTGTGGAGCTTGTAGGCATGGTCGGGGTGCTTTAGATCTTCAAATCCTGGCGGTTGCTCGACGTACACCAATTCGGAGATTGACCCATTCAAGAAAACACTCTTGACATCCATTTGATACACCTTGAAATCGTGGTTAGCAGCATAAGCTAAAACAATTCGAATGGACTCAAGGAAAGCAACCGGCGCAAAGGTTTCCACTTCGACTTGGGTGAACCCTTGAGCCATTAACCGGACTTTGTTGCGGGTGAATACTCCATGTTCGTCTTGCTTGTTGCGGAAGACCCACTTGGTGCCGATGACGTTTTGCTTGGGCCTCTCCACAAGCGAACATACTTCATTCTTCTCGAAGTTATTCAATTCTTCTTGCATGACCATCACCCAATCCGGGTCACCAAGGGTTTTTTCTAGCTTTAACGGttccaaaaacaaaataaaggaGTAATTCTCACAAAAGTTTGCAATACAAGATCGAGTTGTTACCCCTTTACGCATGTCAACGAGAATGTTGTCGACTGGATGATCGCATTGTACGGTTTGGTGGATCCGGGGATAGTGCACCATGGGGGCTTGAGCTTGTTCGGTGTCTCCTTGCTCACTTGCGTCCCCAAGGTCTTGATCCACACCACCATCGTCATCTTGTTGACGACTTGGGTTGAGGAGTCTTGTTGACattcttgctcttgctccccTTCAACCTCTCGGGGTTTTACATCTCCAATAACTTTG
This window harbors:
- the LOC102706406 gene encoding protein ACTIVITY OF BC1 COMPLEX KINASE 7, chloroplastic-like — translated: MESSSALRGIKINNLGMLDSQGYSHSMIASRSIESYLIIQTGFFHADPHPGNLAIDTDGSLIYYDFGMMGEIKSFTLERLLSLFYAVYEKDANKVMKSLIDLEVLQATGDLSPIKKLLVVLASGISMKIYQKSTASLRAKIQWIASAESFGPSQHSAQLEQKTVAELKNIDPWEVQGTSEEKNTRPSSTSMIWSMFMPL